A single genomic interval of Nocardioides nitrophenolicus harbors:
- a CDS encoding ABC transporter ATP-binding protein, which produces MIELRGIGFAVATPRPTRILWPTDLDIGDGESVAIVGPSGAGKTTLASIVGALQAPSEGTYRFDGVEVTGRSLRELARFRSDHLGFVFQNSHLVEERTAQANVELGLGDPSLGPSERGERCLEALGRVGLADIATRRAADLSGGERHRVAIARALVKQPRVVIADEPTAALDQATGRAILELLAEVPRRGSTLVVVTHDVRAAEMADRVVRVVDGSVSEDRA; this is translated from the coding sequence GTGATCGAGCTGCGCGGGATCGGCTTCGCGGTGGCGACGCCGCGGCCGACGCGGATCCTGTGGCCGACCGACCTCGACATCGGGGACGGCGAGTCGGTGGCGATCGTCGGTCCTTCGGGCGCGGGGAAGACCACCCTGGCCTCGATCGTGGGCGCGCTGCAGGCGCCCTCGGAGGGGACGTACCGGTTCGACGGGGTCGAGGTGACCGGCCGGTCGCTGCGGGAGCTCGCCCGCTTCCGGTCGGACCATCTCGGGTTCGTCTTCCAGAACTCCCACCTCGTCGAGGAGCGCACCGCCCAGGCCAACGTCGAGCTGGGGCTGGGCGACCCTTCGCTCGGTCCGTCCGAGCGCGGGGAGCGCTGCCTCGAGGCGCTGGGCCGGGTCGGGCTGGCCGACATCGCGACACGGCGAGCAGCGGACCTGTCGGGCGGTGAGCGGCACCGGGTCGCGATCGCCCGAGCCCTGGTCAAGCAGCCCCGCGTCGTCATCGCCGACGAGCCCACCGCCGCGCTCGACCAGGCGACCGGGCGCGCGATCCTGGAGCTGCTGGCCGAGGTTCCCCGCCGGGGCTCGACCCTGGTCGTGGTGACCCACGACGTCCGGGCGGCGGAGATGGCCGACCGGGTGGTCCGGGTCGTCGACGGCAGCGTGAGCGAGGACCGCGCGTGA
- a CDS encoding ABC transporter permease, translating to MSTPSAGSARSRWRALDRLTRDAGASLLLRPGHTVGMVAGIMLGVASALAAVVIAETQQAQVDLRFDLQRSNHAVVKAMWSTPDGFDPRQVRQIGALEPVEAAGEFSVWIEAARVAGSAGLHATSAPVLVADPGGVEATGTRVVEGASADLLGLAGPDPARFAWVGVGLARELGVGPASDGRTDAQIVVGGQPLSVAGVVDNRGQFGYADRAVVVSRPVATTVLGGEGSNARLVAHVRPGSAAAVVDYMLRAADPSGQLPLVDATPPDGERLVADVGADLRLIGAAMGAFIGLVGMVAVANTLMMSVHQRQRELGLRSAIGWSRRRIGLLVLTESAVAGLIAGLVGSGLGLAAAAAWCWLSGWTLVVPPLLPFGVVLGGLAASLVGGLIPALRASSISPLTAMRS from the coding sequence GTGAGTACGCCGTCCGCGGGGTCCGCGCGGAGCCGGTGGCGCGCGCTGGACCGACTGACGCGCGACGCGGGGGCGTCCCTGCTGCTCAGGCCGGGACACACCGTCGGCATGGTGGCGGGCATCATGCTGGGCGTCGCCAGCGCGCTCGCCGCCGTCGTGATCGCCGAGACCCAGCAGGCTCAGGTGGACCTGCGCTTCGACCTGCAGCGCTCGAACCACGCCGTGGTCAAGGCGATGTGGTCGACGCCCGACGGCTTCGACCCGCGGCAGGTCCGCCAGATCGGGGCTCTCGAGCCGGTCGAGGCGGCCGGCGAGTTCTCGGTGTGGATCGAGGCGGCCCGGGTCGCCGGCTCCGCGGGCCTTCACGCGACCTCGGCGCCGGTCCTGGTCGCCGACCCGGGTGGCGTCGAGGCGACCGGGACGAGGGTGGTCGAGGGCGCCTCGGCCGACCTGCTGGGGCTGGCCGGCCCGGACCCGGCCCGGTTCGCCTGGGTCGGGGTGGGCCTGGCCCGTGAGCTCGGGGTGGGCCCGGCCTCCGACGGCCGCACCGACGCCCAGATCGTCGTCGGCGGCCAGCCGCTGAGCGTCGCGGGTGTCGTCGACAACCGCGGGCAGTTCGGGTACGCCGACCGAGCGGTCGTGGTCTCCCGCCCGGTCGCGACCACCGTCCTCGGCGGGGAGGGGAGCAACGCCCGGCTGGTCGCCCACGTCCGGCCGGGCTCCGCGGCCGCGGTCGTCGACTACATGCTGCGCGCGGCGGACCCCTCCGGACAGCTGCCGCTCGTCGATGCCACCCCGCCCGACGGCGAGCGGCTGGTCGCCGACGTCGGCGCCGACCTCCGGCTCATCGGTGCGGCCATGGGTGCCTTCATCGGTCTGGTCGGCATGGTCGCCGTGGCCAACACCCTGATGATGTCGGTGCACCAGCGGCAGCGGGAGCTGGGGCTGCGGTCCGCGATCGGCTGGAGCCGGCGCCGGATCGGGCTGCTCGTGCTCACCGAGTCGGCGGTGGCCGGCCTGATCGCCGGTCTCGTGGGCAGCGGGCTCGGGCTGGCGGCCGCGGCGGCCTGGTGCTGGCTGAGCGGGTGGACCCTGGTGGTGCCGCCGCTGCTGCCGTTCGGGGTGGTGCTCGGCGGCCTGGCGGCGAGCCTGGTCGGCGGCCTGATCCCGGCGCTGCGGGCCTCGTCGATCTCGCCGCTGACGGCCATGCGGTCGTGA